CCGTCTTTATTTTGCTGATTAGGATCAGACTGCTTCAGTCTTTCTTTGGCCTGCTCTTCGATCTGACGGATCTCATCAGGGTGAGGAACCATTTCTGGAGAAATCTCGACCAAAGTCCCATGTTGAAAAGAGTATTTCACCAACCATTTGCGTGGGGTGCGGCTGTGAGGATGTTTGGTTTCTGTACGATACACCCAGTGTGTGAAATTAACATCATCAATGGTTTCATCAGGTGACCCAAATCGTTGCACCACTTCAGAGGTGGACAATCCCAGTGGGGCACTCACGAGACGGTCATGTAGGCTTGCGCAACTGGTCAACAGTGCAAGGAAGCTCAAACCAAGTATGAAACCTAAGTTCTTCATAGTCTTACGTTATCAGGGATTTTAGAGTTCGCCAAATCATTTGCGGCCTAGATTTTTTCACAGAAATTCGAGTTGTAGTAAGATGAAAATCTCAAAAATTGCACAGATATTAAGCGAACTTAATCCATTTTGAAGGTGAAAATTAATTGATCATTCAGTTGATTTATTCCATTGTGAGGGGTAATTACAAAACTATACCAAATTTTAAGGAGACTGCGAATGTCCACTCAAGACCCCTACAATCGTTCAGGGTATTATATGTTTCTCGGCAGTATGGTTGCCTCGTTGTTATTTTTCTTTTATCTGAGTTTCCTTCATCCAGGCGTAAGAGGCGTAGACCACAATATTGTTAAAGACTACAACCCAGATGCAGCAAGTACAAAATTTGATTTGGCTACGGCCGAAGAGCCTTGGCTATCTTCAGACAATATGATTGCTGCGGGCAAAAAATCTTACGATGTAAACTGTGCCGTTTGCCATGCTGCGGATGGGACAGGTATCGCAGCTATGGGTGCTAGAAACCTAGTAGAAGGCAAATGGAAAAAAGGCGGCACATCCATCCATTTATTTGAGACTATCACCAAAGGTTTAGAAAGAGACCCATCGGTTCCTGGGATTATGGCTCCCTTTGGCCACCTGCCTGCAAATGAAAGATGGGCCTTGGTGCACTTCATTCGATCTATTACAAACAATAAAGCGGCCGATGATTCAGCAGAGTTAGAAAGCTTTGGTAAGGCAAATATGTAGTCCACCAAAAGGACTTCACATAAAAGAAGAGAAAAATGTTTACACAGAAGACAGTCATTA
This region of Pseudobdellovibrionaceae bacterium genomic DNA includes:
- a CDS encoding c-type cytochrome — its product is MSTQDPYNRSGYYMFLGSMVASLLFFFYLSFLHPGVRGVDHNIVKDYNPDAASTKFDLATAEEPWLSSDNMIAAGKKSYDVNCAVCHAADGTGIAAMGARNLVEGKWKKGGTSIHLFETITKGLERDPSVPGIMAPFGHLPANERWALVHFIRSITNNKAADDSAELESFGKANM